The DNA region TCTTGCTACAGTTCCACAGCACCGGTCAAAACGGTAGTAGATGAAGCTGAACAAGCTATTTTTGCCATAGCGGAATTGCCTCATCATCAAGGCTTTGTAAAGATAGAGCAGATATCCAAAGAAGTTTTATACAATATCGATCAGATTGCTTCAACAAAATCTCCTGTAACTGGGATAGGCAGTGGGTTTGGCGATCTGGATCGTCTTACAGGCGGTTTCCGCCCCGGTCAATTCATTATTATTGCTGCGCGCCCAGCTATGGGGAAAACATCACTAGCCTTAAATATCGCCAGTCATGCTGCTGTAAATCTTAAAAAGAAAGTTGCCATCTTTACGATGGAGATGGCAGCAGATGAAGTGATCATGCGCATGTTCTCATCGGCTTCAGAAGTTAATATGGATAGTATGCTTAAAGGATACGGTATGAATGAGGAGAAACTCATTCGCATTATGCAGGCATCGGAAGTATTGAGTGCCAAACAGATATACATAGATGAAACCGGGTCAAATACTCCGCTTGATATTCGCGCAAAAACCAGAAGACTTAGTGCCGAACTGAACGGCTTAGACTTGATAATTATAGACTATCTTCAGCTAATGGGACTTTCCAGAGAGCGGGATAACCGCCAACAGGAGATATCTGAAATCTCGCGATCGTTAAAAGTATTGGCAAAGGATATGAAGATTCCCGTTATAGCTCTTTCGCAGTTGAACAGAATGCTAGAAAACCGAGAGGATAAAAGGCCTCGCTTGGCAGATTTGCGCGAATCTGGCGCCATAGAACAAGATGCTGATTTGGTTATGTTTATATACCGTGATGAATACTACTATCCAGATAAAACCGAGAAGCCGGGAATTGCCGAGATCATCATTGGGAA from Candidatus Cloacimonadota bacterium includes:
- the dnaB gene encoding replicative DNA helicase, producing MPKKKTNSDQISVSERKLPADINAEAAVLSAMIIDADVVSKGIEKLQENYFSRQTHRIIFRAICELFNDGIEVDVLTLINRLERNNYLEKVGGIPTLNELADIVVSSANFEYHLNIVTEQALLRHLIVACNGIIESCYSSTAPVKTVVDEAEQAIFAIAELPHHQGFVKIEQISKEVLYNIDQIASTKSPVTGIGSGFGDLDRLTGGFRPGQFIIIAARPAMGKTSLALNIASHAAVNLKKKVAIFTMEMAADEVIMRMFSSASEVNMDSMLKGYGMNEEKLIRIMQASEVLSAKQIYIDETGSNTPLDIRAKTRRLSAELNGLDLIIIDYLQLMGLSRERDNRQQEISEISRSLKVLAKDMKIPVIALSQLNRMLENREDKRPRLADLRESGAIEQDADLVMFIYRDEYYYPDKTEKPGIAEIIIGKNRHGSTGSVDLGFDREYTLFRSLDFSQEN